The following are from one region of the Alicyclobacillus fastidiosus genome:
- a CDS encoding MFS transporter: MSSVSITAHGRHYKWIALSNTTLGVLMATINQSILIIALPVIFNGLHVNPLAANQTGLLLWVLLGFNVATTVLLVLFGRLSDMFGRVRLYNLGFLIFTIGSVLAALTWSKGTAGEIELIIFRIVQGIGGGFLFSNSAAILTDAFPENQRGMALGLNQVAAIGGGIIGLLVGGALAATGHWRWIFLVNVPVGLVGTVWAYVALREVNKRTSKQHLDIWGNLTLTIGLLGIMMGLTYGIMPYKQHSMGWSNPWVLTGLIGGVLVLILFVIIEMFTEQPLFNLRLFKIWPFTAGNISGLLAALARGGLQFMLIIWLQGIYLPLHGVSYANTPLIAGLYTLPQMLGFLVAGPISGILSDRFGARTFATLGMVITAAGFYLMTTLPVDFNHWVFWIYLFIIGAGMGLFASPNSAAIMNALPAQYRGVGSGMRSTFTNAGSMLSMGLFFSIMIAGLAQKLPEAMQSGLTQHGVPLAGAVKVAQLPPTSSLFAALLGYNPLQNLLQQFGILQQMPASQAKYVVGSTFFPSLIGSPFMHGLSLAFTVSLVMSLVGAIVSIFRGKRYVHVEKVSDQSSEPA; encoded by the coding sequence GTGAGTTCCGTATCGATTACCGCGCACGGCCGTCACTACAAGTGGATCGCCTTATCCAACACCACGCTTGGCGTCTTGATGGCGACCATCAATCAGTCCATTTTAATTATCGCGCTGCCGGTCATTTTCAATGGACTGCACGTCAATCCGCTGGCCGCGAACCAAACTGGCCTACTATTGTGGGTGCTACTAGGTTTCAATGTCGCCACAACCGTATTGCTCGTCTTATTTGGCAGGCTCTCGGATATGTTTGGTCGGGTCCGTCTGTACAACCTCGGATTTTTGATTTTTACAATTGGTTCCGTGCTTGCCGCGCTGACGTGGAGCAAGGGAACGGCCGGCGAGATCGAACTGATCATCTTTCGTATTGTGCAAGGTATCGGCGGCGGATTTCTGTTCTCCAATAGTGCCGCTATTTTGACCGACGCGTTTCCTGAGAACCAACGGGGCATGGCGTTGGGACTCAATCAAGTGGCCGCCATTGGCGGTGGCATCATCGGCTTGTTGGTCGGGGGCGCTCTCGCCGCGACCGGTCATTGGCGCTGGATTTTCCTCGTCAACGTGCCGGTAGGGCTAGTTGGTACGGTTTGGGCCTACGTCGCCTTGCGAGAGGTGAACAAGCGCACGTCCAAGCAACATTTGGACATTTGGGGAAATCTCACGCTCACCATCGGGCTGTTAGGGATCATGATGGGTCTGACCTATGGTATTATGCCTTACAAGCAACATAGTATGGGTTGGAGCAACCCATGGGTGTTGACTGGGCTCATCGGCGGCGTCCTCGTATTAATTCTGTTTGTCATCATCGAAATGTTCACCGAACAGCCGCTGTTCAATTTGAGGCTATTTAAAATTTGGCCATTCACCGCAGGGAATATCAGTGGTCTGCTTGCCGCGTTGGCGCGCGGTGGACTGCAGTTTATGCTCATTATCTGGCTGCAGGGCATCTATCTCCCTCTCCACGGGGTCTCATACGCCAACACGCCGCTCATTGCGGGGCTGTACACGTTGCCGCAAATGCTAGGCTTCCTTGTCGCAGGCCCGATCAGCGGGATTCTATCCGATCGTTTTGGCGCGCGAACCTTCGCCACCCTGGGGATGGTCATTACAGCCGCAGGATTTTATTTGATGACTACTTTGCCAGTCGACTTCAACCATTGGGTGTTCTGGATTTACTTGTTCATCATCGGCGCCGGGATGGGCCTGTTTGCATCCCCGAACAGCGCGGCGATCATGAACGCATTACCCGCTCAATATCGGGGCGTCGGATCAGGTATGCGTTCGACGTTTACGAACGCCGGGTCGATGTTGAGTATGGGGCTGTTCTTCTCGATCATGATTGCTGGTCTCGCACAGAAGCTGCCTGAAGCTATGCAATCCGGATTGACACAGCACGGCGTACCACTCGCTGGAGCCGTCAAAGTGGCGCAGTTGCCACCGACTTCCTCTCTCTTCGCGGCGCTCTTGGGCTACAATCCTCTGCAAAATCTGCTACAGCAATTTGGTATCTTACAGCAGATGCCCGCGTCGCAGGCGAAGTACGTCGTCGGCTCGACATTCTTTCCGTCACTCATCGGTTCGCCATTTATGCATGGCCTAAGTCTTGCGTTCACCGTTTCGCTCGTCATGTCGCTCGTCGGGGCAATCGTATCGATCTTCCGGGGCAAGCGGTACGTTCACGTCGAGAAGGTGTCAGACCAAAGTTCGGAACCCGCGTGA
- a CDS encoding MerR family transcriptional regulator — translation MTESESNGLTVEAVVRRLGVTPRTLRYYEEVGLITPTARTSGGHRLYDENTIDRLEQIIRLKENLGFSLQGIREILEAQESLESLRQTFRKEGQSLDEQKVVVDRYIEVLGGLIDKMDQKIESVTAMRDMYQEKLNRSIRFRDEKLNER, via the coding sequence TTGACTGAAAGTGAATCGAATGGCTTGACCGTGGAAGCGGTGGTTCGCCGATTGGGCGTGACGCCGCGGACGCTCCGCTATTACGAGGAGGTCGGTTTAATTACGCCGACGGCGAGAACCAGTGGGGGTCATCGTCTGTATGACGAGAACACAATTGACCGCTTGGAGCAGATTATTCGACTCAAGGAAAACCTCGGTTTCTCGCTGCAGGGGATTCGAGAGATCTTGGAGGCGCAAGAGTCGTTGGAAAGTTTGCGGCAGACGTTCCGGAAAGAGGGTCAGAGTCTGGACGAGCAAAAGGTGGTCGTCGATCGATACATCGAAGTGCTTGGCGGCCTTATCGACAAGATGGATCAAAAGATCGAAAGTGTAACCGCGATGCGCGACATGTATCAGGAGAAACTGAACCGCTCGATCCGATTCCGCGACGAAAAGTTGAATGAAAGGTAA
- a CDS encoding MBL fold metallo-hydrolase, which produces MKVDHGIEMLELEVNMMGNAMTLHPTLLYDDNHAILVDVGMPGQLEAIQAAVEKAGVAFENIDAIILTHQDIDHVGSIQDVLKAASKPIDVYAHAEDKPYIEGDKAPIKMTPERVTAMLANLPEDVRKQAEAVFLNPPTAKVTKVVADGDVLPFFGGIQVIFTPGHTPGHISLYHQATKTLITGDATVSQNGKIIGPNQQATPDMPLALESQKKFTSFDIAKAICYHGGLCDDNVNEQFRDLAK; this is translated from the coding sequence ATGAAGGTTGATCACGGGATCGAAATGCTTGAACTTGAAGTCAATATGATGGGCAATGCAATGACCCTCCATCCGACACTACTCTATGACGACAACCATGCCATTCTCGTCGATGTCGGGATGCCTGGGCAACTCGAGGCCATTCAAGCGGCTGTAGAGAAGGCGGGCGTTGCGTTCGAAAATATCGACGCAATCATTCTCACTCATCAGGACATCGACCATGTCGGCAGTATTCAGGATGTACTGAAAGCTGCTAGCAAACCGATCGACGTCTATGCGCACGCTGAGGACAAGCCGTATATCGAAGGCGACAAGGCACCGATCAAGATGACTCCCGAGCGCGTAACCGCGATGCTCGCCAATCTGCCGGAGGACGTGCGCAAACAAGCGGAAGCCGTCTTCCTCAACCCACCGACCGCCAAAGTGACAAAGGTCGTGGCGGACGGTGACGTCCTGCCGTTCTTCGGCGGGATTCAGGTCATCTTTACGCCAGGTCACACACCTGGGCACATCAGCCTCTACCACCAGGCTACCAAGACACTGATCACTGGCGATGCCACCGTCAGCCAAAACGGGAAAATCATCGGTCCCAATCAGCAGGCGACGCCAGATATGCCGCTGGCGCTCGAGTCGCAAAAGAAGTTCACTTCATTCGACATCGCAAAGGCGATCTGCTATCACGGCGGACTCTGTGACGACAATGTAAACGAGCAATTTCGCGACTTGGCGAAGTGA
- the rlmD gene encoding 23S rRNA (uracil(1939)-C(5))-methyltransferase RlmD, whose protein sequence is MSGSNDSHPLEQGGTYDVTALRLNDDGDGVATVHGMTVFVPFLLPGERGRIRVTERQRRFARATLVERFDASPDRQDAPCPVFGECGGCQVQHLTYDAQLSWKTSRIKRLASQLGLDADAIVRDIIASPKEFRYRNQVQMPVRFDQEKQEVRMGFYGFASHQMIETDSCHLQSEAMQDTLNRARRFLREAGGEVASLVHHVIVRESQTTSDQLVVFAVTQSSGRIRRALSAFQAPSVTSVCLTVQPKVVGPVWGRKLETLYGPGTLTESIAGMSFAISPRSFLQIQTPIAQAMYETVLAYADLKQDDAILDAYCGIGTLTMLLAKHAGRAIGVEEVEASVEDARLNQAQFGVDNAEFVAGRVETWLPSWVQEGGHADVVVFDPPRKGIDPAAIAAVLEAAPRRVVYASCNPATLQRDLKLLIAGGYRVEAMQPLDMFPQTAHVECCTLLVRGE, encoded by the coding sequence ATGTCAGGCTCCAACGACAGCCATCCATTAGAACAGGGTGGCACTTATGATGTGACGGCACTTCGGTTGAATGACGATGGCGACGGCGTCGCTACGGTTCACGGGATGACCGTCTTCGTTCCGTTCCTTCTGCCAGGGGAGCGCGGTCGAATCCGAGTGACTGAACGGCAGCGCCGCTTTGCGCGGGCAACTTTGGTCGAGCGGTTTGATGCGTCACCAGACAGGCAGGATGCACCGTGTCCCGTGTTCGGGGAGTGCGGCGGGTGTCAGGTGCAGCACTTGACCTACGATGCGCAGTTGAGCTGGAAAACGAGCCGGATCAAGCGACTCGCCTCGCAGTTGGGACTCGATGCAGACGCCATTGTGCGCGACATCATCGCCTCGCCCAAAGAGTTTCGCTATCGCAATCAGGTCCAGATGCCAGTGCGCTTCGACCAGGAGAAACAAGAGGTGCGCATGGGATTTTACGGCTTCGCATCGCACCAGATGATCGAAACTGATTCATGTCACCTGCAGAGTGAAGCGATGCAGGATACGCTCAATCGCGCCCGCCGTTTCTTACGTGAGGCCGGCGGAGAAGTTGCGAGTCTCGTCCATCACGTCATCGTTCGCGAGTCGCAGACGACAAGTGACCAGCTCGTAGTGTTCGCTGTAACTCAGTCGAGCGGCCGCATCCGCCGCGCGCTCAGTGCGTTCCAGGCCCCCAGCGTAACTTCGGTGTGCTTGACCGTTCAGCCAAAGGTGGTCGGGCCGGTTTGGGGTCGCAAACTGGAGACCCTGTATGGACCCGGCACCCTGACCGAGTCGATTGCGGGGATGTCGTTTGCCATCTCGCCGAGATCGTTCTTGCAGATTCAAACGCCTATTGCGCAGGCGATGTACGAGACCGTGTTGGCGTACGCGGATCTGAAGCAGGACGACGCCATTTTGGATGCGTATTGTGGAATTGGCACGTTGACGATGCTCCTCGCCAAGCACGCTGGCCGCGCCATTGGCGTCGAGGAAGTGGAAGCGTCAGTCGAGGATGCGCGGCTGAACCAAGCGCAGTTCGGCGTGGATAATGCCGAGTTCGTCGCTGGCCGCGTCGAGACTTGGCTTCCGAGTTGGGTGCAAGAGGGCGGTCATGCCGATGTCGTGGTCTTCGATCCGCCTCGCAAAGGCATCGACCCCGCTGCCATCGCCGCGGTCCTCGAGGCGGCCCCGCGCCGGGTGGTCTATGCCTCCTGCAACCCTGCCACGCTGCAACGCGATTTGAAGCTGCTTATCGCTGGTGGATATCGCGTCGAGGCGATGCAGCCACTCGACATGTTCCCGCAGACTGCGCATGTGGAGTGCTGCACTTTGCTCGTTCGGGGTGAATGA
- the gatB gene encoding Asp-tRNA(Asn)/Glu-tRNA(Gln) amidotransferase subunit GatB, producing MNYETIIGLEVHVELKTNTKIFCGCKNDSKSEPNTNVCPVCMGHPGALPVLNREAVDLALRAATALNCTINQQSKFDRKNYFYPDSPKGYQISQFDKPIGEHGYIEIEVGGEKKRIGITRLHLEEDAGKSTHAPDGSHTLVDFNRTGVPLIEIVSEPDMRTPEEARLYLEALKSIMQYCDVSDCKMEEGSLRCDANVSLRPVGESKFGNKAELKNMNSFRNVQRGLEYEVERQTKVYNDGGDVAQETRRFDEATQTTISMRSKEEAHDYRYFPEPDLVDLAIDDAWLDRVRTTLPELPLAKRLRYEAQLGLPAYDAGVLTADPLVASYYEQVLATNVDAKAASNWVMSDVLGGLNNEGKSPAECPISPEHLGGLIAEVSSGKISSKQAREVFKTMWETGKSAKEIIKEQGMEQISDVSVLGPILDEVIANNEKSVADFKGGKDRAIAALVGQVMKATKGKANPALVNQLLIEKIQAL from the coding sequence ATGAATTACGAGACGATTATCGGTCTGGAAGTCCACGTCGAGCTGAAGACGAATACGAAGATTTTCTGCGGCTGTAAGAACGACAGCAAGTCGGAGCCGAACACGAACGTGTGTCCGGTTTGTATGGGGCATCCTGGCGCGTTGCCAGTTCTCAACCGCGAGGCGGTGGACTTGGCCTTGCGGGCTGCGACGGCGTTGAACTGCACCATCAACCAGCAATCGAAATTCGATCGGAAAAACTACTTCTACCCCGATTCGCCGAAAGGGTATCAGATTTCGCAGTTTGACAAACCTATTGGCGAACACGGTTATATCGAGATCGAGGTCGGCGGTGAGAAAAAGCGCATCGGCATCACGCGTTTGCACCTGGAGGAGGACGCCGGGAAGTCGACGCACGCACCCGACGGATCGCATACTTTGGTCGATTTCAACCGGACCGGTGTCCCGTTGATCGAAATCGTCTCGGAACCGGACATGCGAACGCCTGAGGAAGCTCGCCTGTACCTCGAGGCGCTCAAGAGCATCATGCAGTACTGCGACGTGTCCGACTGTAAGATGGAAGAAGGGTCCCTTCGTTGTGACGCCAACGTCTCCCTTCGCCCGGTCGGCGAGTCCAAGTTCGGCAACAAGGCGGAATTGAAGAACATGAACTCGTTCCGCAACGTGCAACGCGGACTCGAGTACGAAGTCGAACGTCAGACTAAGGTCTATAACGACGGCGGTGACGTGGCGCAAGAGACGCGTCGCTTCGACGAGGCCACGCAGACGACCATCTCCATGCGTTCCAAGGAAGAGGCGCACGATTACCGCTACTTCCCAGAGCCCGACCTGGTCGATCTCGCCATCGACGACGCCTGGCTCGACCGTGTGCGCACCACGCTGCCGGAACTTCCGCTCGCGAAGCGCCTGCGGTACGAAGCCCAGTTGGGACTTCCAGCCTACGATGCGGGCGTACTGACTGCCGATCCGCTCGTGGCGAGCTACTACGAGCAGGTCCTCGCCACGAACGTCGACGCGAAGGCCGCTAGCAACTGGGTGATGAGCGACGTGCTCGGCGGGTTGAACAACGAGGGCAAGTCGCCAGCTGAGTGCCCGATTTCACCGGAGCATCTTGGCGGGCTCATCGCTGAGGTTTCGAGTGGGAAGATCTCTTCGAAACAGGCGCGTGAAGTCTTTAAGACGATGTGGGAGACGGGCAAGTCAGCCAAGGAGATCATCAAGGAGCAGGGCATGGAGCAAATTAGCGACGTGTCGGTCCTGGGTCCAATTCTCGACGAGGTCATCGCGAACAACGAGAAGTCGGTTGCCGACTTCAAGGGTGGCAAGGATAGGGCTATCGCCGCACTCGTCGGCCAGGTGATGAAGGCGACGAAGGGCAAGGCCAATCCGGCACTCGTCAACCAGTTGCTCATCGAGAAAATTCAAGCGCTGTAA
- the gatA gene encoding Asp-tRNA(Asn)/Glu-tRNA(Gln) amidotransferase subunit GatA: protein MKLHSVTEILTSIEKGETTALDWTKASLDAVRQVDSELEAFLTVDEDSALDRAAKAETGLLNGVPYALKDNICTEGVRTTAASRILENYIPPYSATVANKLQAAGGVLIGKTNLDEFAMGSTTETSAFKKTKNPYSKGCVPGGSSGGSAAAVAAGIVPFALGSDTGGSIRQPAAFCGVFGLKPTYGRVSRYGLIAFASSLDQIGPFTNTAQDAALVMNAICGHDAYDSTSAKVEAEDFTRDLDLGVKGLRIGIVRNLPEEGLNKALKQAVDEAIRKLEGAGAQVVDVELPHSQYAVATYYLIAPAEASSNLSRYDGVRFGRRAEASSMIDMFEQSRSQGFGMEVKRRIIIGTYALSSGYYDAYYKRAQQMRTLIRQDYEKAFEQCDVIIMPTTPTTAFPFGDKADDPLAMYLNDIYTIPANLAGIPGASVPCGFVDGLPVGFQVLAKPFAESTILRVSHAYEQLRDFSWPTPELGVAE, encoded by the coding sequence ATGAAATTACATAGTGTGACAGAGATTTTAACCTCGATCGAAAAAGGTGAAACCACCGCTTTAGACTGGACCAAGGCTTCCCTGGATGCGGTCCGTCAAGTGGATTCCGAGTTGGAGGCGTTCCTCACCGTTGACGAGGATTCAGCTCTGGACCGGGCGGCTAAGGCTGAAACTGGCTTGTTAAACGGGGTGCCATACGCGCTCAAGGATAACATCTGCACAGAAGGTGTCCGCACGACGGCGGCGTCGCGAATTTTGGAGAATTACATCCCGCCGTACAGCGCGACTGTGGCAAACAAGTTACAAGCGGCTGGCGGCGTGTTGATTGGAAAGACAAATCTAGACGAATTCGCAATGGGATCGACGACAGAGACGTCTGCGTTTAAGAAGACGAAAAACCCTTATAGCAAGGGCTGCGTTCCTGGCGGATCGAGTGGTGGTTCCGCTGCGGCCGTCGCTGCGGGGATCGTACCGTTCGCACTCGGTTCCGATACGGGTGGGTCCATTCGCCAGCCGGCAGCATTCTGTGGCGTGTTTGGGCTCAAACCGACCTATGGGCGGGTATCGCGGTACGGACTCATCGCGTTCGCTTCGTCTCTCGATCAAATTGGCCCATTCACGAACACGGCGCAGGACGCGGCGCTCGTGATGAATGCCATCTGCGGTCACGATGCGTACGACTCGACGTCCGCCAAAGTCGAAGCTGAGGATTTCACTAGAGACCTCGATCTCGGTGTCAAAGGGCTGCGTATCGGTATCGTTCGCAACCTGCCGGAAGAGGGCCTCAACAAGGCATTGAAACAGGCGGTTGACGAGGCGATTCGCAAGTTGGAAGGCGCCGGCGCGCAAGTTGTCGACGTCGAGCTTCCGCACTCGCAGTACGCTGTCGCCACGTATTACTTAATTGCGCCGGCTGAGGCTTCGTCTAACTTGTCGCGGTATGACGGCGTGCGCTTTGGTCGTCGAGCAGAAGCGAGCAGCATGATCGACATGTTTGAGCAGAGCCGGAGTCAGGGTTTTGGCATGGAGGTTAAACGCCGCATCATCATCGGCACGTACGCATTGTCGTCGGGTTACTACGATGCGTATTACAAGCGAGCACAGCAGATGCGTACGCTCATTCGCCAGGACTACGAGAAGGCCTTCGAACAGTGCGACGTCATCATCATGCCGACGACGCCGACGACGGCGTTCCCGTTTGGTGACAAGGCAGATGATCCACTCGCGATGTACCTCAACGACATCTACACCATCCCTGCAAACCTTGCGGGCATTCCAGGTGCGAGCGTCCCGTGTGGCTTCGTCGACGGCCTGCCGGTCGGGTTCCAAGTGCTGGCGAAGCCGTTCGCGGAGAGCACCATCCTGCGCGTCTCCCACGCGTATGAACAACTGCGCGACTTCTCGTGGCCAACGCCGGAATTGGGGGTTGCAGAATGA
- the gatC gene encoding Asp-tRNA(Asn)/Glu-tRNA(Gln) amidotransferase subunit GatC, producing MKITEETVSHVARLARLAMPEAERSLLAPQLSDILEYAESLQQVDLDGVIPTSHPFEQTNVLREDEVRPSLSHDAALANAPETEAGQVRVPAVLEGGGGA from the coding sequence TTGAAAATCACTGAAGAGACGGTCAGCCACGTCGCGCGCCTGGCCCGTTTGGCCATGCCCGAAGCTGAACGATCCCTACTCGCACCTCAACTGAGCGACATATTGGAGTATGCGGAGTCGCTCCAGCAAGTCGATTTGGATGGCGTCATCCCGACCAGCCATCCTTTTGAACAGACCAACGTCTTGCGTGAAGACGAAGTGCGCCCGAGTTTGTCTCACGATGCGGCACTAGCCAACGCGCCGGAGACGGAAGCCGGACAAGTTCGCGTCCCGGCCGTACTCGAAGGAGGCGGAGGCGCATGA
- a CDS encoding MraY family glycosyltransferase, which translates to MIPIWYYLMCFVVAFGIAYAIVPVIRRVALKTGFVDRPNQRKIHKEPIPLLGGIAIYVSFVLTAGVLGRAGSTFWGIAVGGFLIFGIGIIDDFYKTRGRDFKAWPKFLMQIVAAVVLMLFQIRMTGVNLPFHHEYYTFPLWVSWLATVIWVVAITNMMNFLDGVDGLASGLAAISALTLVFIAALKGQGVIAILAVALMGSSVGFLKHNFHPARIFMGDAGATFLGYVLAAIAVDGAFKSATLVSLVVPVLALGVPILDTVWVVFRRFRENRPIYVADKGHTFHLLMKSGLTQVQTVAFMYLLGICFSLASILVLLASH; encoded by the coding sequence ATGATTCCAATTTGGTACTATTTGATGTGCTTTGTTGTGGCGTTTGGCATTGCCTACGCCATCGTGCCAGTGATTCGACGGGTGGCTCTGAAAACCGGGTTTGTCGATAGGCCGAACCAACGTAAGATTCACAAGGAACCGATTCCCCTCCTTGGTGGTATCGCCATTTATGTGTCCTTCGTGCTGACAGCCGGGGTGCTGGGACGTGCTGGATCGACATTTTGGGGGATTGCTGTCGGAGGCTTCCTGATCTTTGGCATCGGGATTATCGACGACTTCTACAAGACTCGCGGTCGCGATTTTAAGGCTTGGCCCAAGTTTCTGATGCAAATTGTGGCGGCGGTCGTCTTGATGCTGTTTCAAATTCGCATGACGGGTGTGAACCTTCCGTTCCACCACGAGTACTACACGTTTCCACTGTGGGTTTCCTGGTTGGCGACCGTGATTTGGGTTGTGGCCATTACCAATATGATGAACTTCCTCGATGGTGTTGACGGACTCGCTTCTGGTCTGGCAGCCATCTCGGCGTTGACGCTCGTATTCATTGCCGCACTGAAGGGACAGGGCGTCATCGCCATCCTCGCTGTGGCGTTGATGGGCAGTTCTGTCGGCTTCCTCAAACACAATTTTCACCCTGCTCGCATCTTCATGGGCGACGCTGGAGCCACGTTCCTCGGATACGTGTTGGCCGCGATTGCCGTGGATGGCGCCTTCAAGAGCGCCACGCTGGTGTCGCTCGTCGTGCCGGTGCTAGCGCTTGGCGTTCCGATTCTCGATACCGTATGGGTCGTCTTTCGGCGCTTTCGCGAGAATCGCCCGATCTACGTGGCAGATAAGGGCCACACTTTTCATCTATTGATGAAGTCCGGACTAACACAGGTTCAGACTGTTGCCTTCATGTATCTGCTTGGCATCTGTTTTAGTTTGGCCTCCATTTTGGTCCTCCTGGCGTCTCATTGA
- the ligA gene encoding NAD-dependent DNA ligase LigA, which translates to MTIDEARLCVDALRKEIEHHNQRYYQEDNPSITDAEWDALMRELISLETQFPELQSPSSPTQRVGASVSEGFVKVEHQIPMLSLSNAYSTEELLEFDRRVRQVVGDEVRYVCELKIDGLAVSLRYEQGRLVRGATRGDGEVGEDITSNIRTIRNVPLELTEPVTLEVRGEAYMPKQSFLRLNEQREQQGEPLFANPRNAAAGSLRQLDPRVAASRRLGVIVYQLAEASEYPVERHSEALEYVRSLGLPANGERKLCADIHEVIEYIDEWSEKRRSLSYATDGMVIKVDDMVLQQELGFTAKSPRWAIAYKYAAEQATTTLRRIDLNVGRTGAVTPTAVFDPVQLAGTTVARASLHNEDLIREKDIRVGDRIVVQKAGDIIPEVVRSIPDERVGEVPPFSMPEHCPQCGEPLLRLPEEAAWRCVNPNCPALIREGLIHFVSRDAMNIEGLGEQWIAILLERQMVKTVADLYRLTKPELLTLDRMGEKLADKLLQSIETSKGNSLERLLFGLGIRLVGEKAAKTLAQSFLTMDAIAQATLDQLTAIPDVGPKMAESILFYFDTPAAQSLLASLRELGVNMTYLGAVSEQIESVFTAKTVVLTGTLSEVDRKQATLWIEQLGGNVSGSVSAKTDFVVAGEKAGSKLEKAESIVATGKNPNLQILDEAAFLEIVREAGLA; encoded by the coding sequence ATGACCATCGACGAAGCGCGCCTTTGCGTCGACGCGCTGCGCAAGGAAATTGAGCACCATAATCAGCGGTACTATCAGGAGGATAATCCTTCGATTACCGATGCGGAGTGGGACGCGCTGATGCGCGAACTGATCTCGCTCGAGACGCAATTTCCGGAGTTGCAATCGCCGAGTTCACCGACGCAGAGGGTGGGCGCGAGCGTTTCCGAAGGGTTTGTCAAAGTTGAGCACCAAATTCCGATGCTCTCCTTGTCGAACGCCTACTCCACGGAGGAATTACTGGAATTCGACCGCCGGGTTCGCCAGGTCGTCGGGGATGAGGTTCGGTACGTCTGTGAGTTGAAGATCGACGGACTTGCGGTCTCGCTTCGTTATGAACAGGGCAGGCTCGTGCGTGGGGCAACGCGCGGCGATGGCGAGGTCGGGGAGGACATTACGTCCAATATCCGGACCATCCGCAACGTTCCGCTGGAGTTGACCGAACCGGTCACCTTGGAAGTGCGCGGCGAAGCCTATATGCCGAAACAGTCGTTTTTACGCCTCAACGAACAGCGCGAGCAGCAAGGGGAGCCGTTGTTCGCCAATCCGAGAAACGCAGCTGCAGGCTCGCTTCGGCAACTGGATCCTCGGGTCGCTGCGAGCCGCCGCCTCGGCGTCATCGTCTACCAATTGGCCGAGGCCTCGGAGTATCCCGTGGAACGGCACAGTGAGGCGCTCGAGTACGTTCGCTCGCTCGGGCTCCCGGCCAATGGGGAACGGAAGCTGTGCGCCGACATTCACGAAGTGATCGAGTATATTGACGAGTGGTCGGAAAAGCGCCGCAGTTTGTCTTACGCGACGGACGGCATGGTGATCAAGGTCGACGATATGGTCTTGCAGCAGGAACTCGGGTTTACGGCGAAGAGCCCGCGCTGGGCCATCGCGTATAAGTACGCGGCCGAGCAGGCGACGACGACGCTTCGCCGGATCGACTTGAATGTAGGCCGCACAGGTGCCGTGACGCCGACCGCCGTGTTCGATCCGGTTCAGTTGGCGGGTACGACGGTCGCTCGCGCATCTCTGCACAACGAGGATCTCATCCGGGAGAAGGACATTCGGGTGGGAGATCGGATCGTCGTCCAAAAAGCCGGGGACATCATCCCGGAAGTCGTGCGATCGATTCCAGACGAGCGCGTAGGGGAGGTTCCGCCCTTTTCCATGCCTGAGCACTGCCCACAGTGCGGAGAGCCTTTGCTTCGCTTGCCGGAGGAGGCTGCTTGGCGCTGCGTGAACCCAAACTGTCCGGCGCTCATCCGCGAGGGCCTGATTCACTTCGTGTCCCGCGACGCGATGAATATCGAGGGGCTCGGCGAGCAGTGGATAGCCATCCTGCTCGAGCGGCAAATGGTGAAGACCGTGGCTGACCTGTACCGGTTGACGAAGCCCGAGTTGCTGACCTTAGACCGCATGGGAGAGAAGCTTGCCGATAAGTTGCTGCAGTCCATCGAGACCAGCAAAGGAAATTCGCTAGAGCGCCTCTTGTTCGGCCTCGGCATTCGGTTAGTCGGCGAGAAGGCGGCGAAGACCTTGGCGCAGTCGTTCCTCACGATGGACGCCATCGCGCAGGCGACGCTCGACCAACTGACAGCGATTCCCGACGTCGGACCCAAGATGGCTGAGAGCATTCTGTTCTACTTTGACACGCCGGCGGCTCAATCGCTGTTGGCTTCGCTTCGGGAACTGGGCGTAAACATGACCTATCTTGGGGCTGTGAGTGAGCAAATCGAGAGCGTGTTCACAGCTAAGACAGTCGTCTTGACGGGGACGTTGAGTGAGGTCGACCGAAAGCAGGCCACTCTGTGGATTGAGCAGTTAGGGGGGAACGTCAGCGGAAGCGTGAGCGCCAAGACCGATTTTGTGGTGGCGGGCGAAAAGGCGGGCAGCAAGTTGGAAAAGGCCGAGTCGATCGTCGCGACAGGGAAGAACCCGAATTTGCAGATTCTCGATGAAGCTGCCTTCCTCGAGATCGTGCGCGAGGCGGGTTTGGCCTGA